The following proteins are co-located in the Candidatus Terasakiella magnetica genome:
- a CDS encoding glutathione S-transferase family protein, with amino-acid sequence MIDLYSWPTPNGHKVHIMLEETGLDYTVHGVNIANGEQFEEGFLAISPNNKIPAIVDHDGPEGKAISLFESGAILIYLAEKTGSKLLPSTPDKRYEVLQWLMFQMGGLGPMLGQAHHFRKYAPVQVDYGIERYTNEATRLYGVMDKRLGQADYLAGDYSIADIAAMPWIRSYKDQGQDLDSYPNLKRWFLAIKERKAVRRGLAVLDEHTRKTPYDDEELKTLFNVERK; translated from the coding sequence ATGATTGATCTTTATTCCTGGCCGACCCCAAACGGCCATAAAGTCCATATTATGTTGGAAGAAACGGGGCTGGATTATACTGTCCATGGCGTCAATATCGCCAATGGGGAACAGTTTGAAGAAGGTTTCCTTGCCATAAGCCCTAATAATAAAATCCCCGCAATTGTGGACCATGATGGTCCAGAGGGAAAAGCCATTAGCCTGTTTGAAAGCGGGGCAATCCTGATCTATCTGGCAGAAAAAACAGGCTCAAAGCTTTTGCCAAGCACGCCTGACAAACGTTATGAGGTCCTGCAATGGCTGATGTTCCAGATGGGCGGCCTTGGCCCCATGTTGGGGCAGGCGCATCATTTTAGAAAATATGCCCCTGTGCAGGTCGATTATGGCATTGAGCGCTACACCAATGAGGCCACGCGCCTTTATGGGGTGATGGATAAACGATTGGGGCAGGCTGACTATCTGGCAGGTGACTATTCTATCGCCGATATCGCAGCTATGCCGTGGATACGTTCATATAAAGATCAGGGCCAAGACCTAGACAGTTATCCAAACTTGAAACGCTGGTTTCTTGCGATTAAAGAGCGCAAAGCCGTGCGCCGCGGCCTTGCTGTTTTGGACGAACATACCCGCAAAACCCCTTATGATGATGAAGAACTTAAAACCCTGTTTAACGTTGAGAGAAAATAA